The Hydra vulgaris chromosome 11, alternate assembly HydraT2T_AEP genome contains a region encoding:
- the LOC136086707 gene encoding uncharacterized protein LOC136086707, producing the protein MLRANSIDVYPSWKKVQDFKNSITPLKTVPLPEPYIGVYSNFTESVKITVAQILKLENVHKTNELTNLVLEIKFGYDGSGGHKMYNQLHNVNTNNIIMAMFCPLKLLNSNADGNNLIWEQISPNISDFSQRPLMLQMGKESRENAQSLTVFNADIKTMKEEGFIIIFNGQYLNIKVNIVADSFDRKASNIFQGLGGAYCDLCDLSKEQCEDICTIEQGFVINRDIETMEQIFLDLVQEDGSLTKKSKDYDVRHGQTASPIAGSNVRSVQVLHALLRGFDHFMKVVVHLSAGVHAWTESKTASTTHFLEIEKKNIQELIGKKTGIKWDFADSSGQGGSTTTGNVARNLFYNEKNRKLITDYISNKHARMLAEWYGFLLFNIIRAMSSSQKITIKKYRDICKETNILLRQEMPWVSSTPTIHKLLGHTWELIELNNDTGPKSWSEEGMEANNKQLRIFREKLSRKTNQLQNLEDCFKRLWVGSDPLVTEQRNKGRLQCKLCSEIGHSKKTCFKVHENDIVNTLFM; encoded by the coding sequence ATGCTAAGAGCTAACAGTATCGATGTTTACCCAAGCTGGAAAAAGGTTCAAGACTTCAAAAATTCTATTACTCCTCTGAAAACCGTTCCCCTACCTGAACCATATATTGGAGTTTACTCTAACTTTACAGAATCTGTCAAAATCACAGTAGCCCAAATTCTTAAGCTTGAAAATGTCCATAAAACAAATGAACTAACAAATTTAGTTCTTGAAATTAAATTTGGATATGATGGCAGTGGAGGACATAAAATGTATAATCAGCTACACAATGTAAATACCAATAATATAATCATGGCAATGTTTTGCCCTCTGAAACTTTTAAACTCTAATGCAGATGGAAACAACTTAATATGGGAACAAATATCTCCTAATATCTCAGATTTTTCACAGAGGCCTCTTATGCTTCAAATGGGAAAAGAATCACGTGAGAATGCACAATCTTTAACCGTTTTTAATGCggatataaaaacaatgaagGAGGAAGGTTTCATTATTATCTTCAACGGacaatatttgaatattaaagTAAACATTGTTGCAGACAGTTTTGACAGAAAAGCATCAAATATATTTCAGGGCCTTGGAGGTGCTTACTGTGATCTTTGTGATTTATCTAAGGAACAATGTGAAGATATATGTACAATTGAACAGGGATTCGTTATAAATAGAGACATCGAAACCATGGAGCAGATATTTTTGGATTTAGTTCAAGAAGACGGCTCTTTAACTAAAAAGTCAAAGGATTATGATGTTCGCCATGGACAAACAGCAAGTCCAATAGCTGGATCTAACGTAAGGTCTGTACAAGTACTCCATGCATTACTCCGTGGATTTGACCACTTTATGAAAGTTGTGGTTCATTTATCTGCAGGAGTTCACGCATGGACAGAGTCTAAGACAGCCAGTACTACGCACTTCCttgaaatagagaaaaaaaatatacaggagttaattggaaaaaaaacagGTATCAAGTGGGATTTTGCAGATTCATCAGGTCAAGGGGGTAGTACTACAACTGGCAACGTTgctagaaatcttttttataatgagaaaaatagaaaactaaTTACTGACTACATTTCAAATAAACATGCCAGAATGTTAGCAGAGTGGTACGGTTTCttgttgtttaatattattcGTGCTATGTCATCTAGTCAGAAAAttaccataaaaaaatatagagatATATGTAAGGAGACAAACATTCTTCTTCGACAAGAAATGCCCTGGGTTAGTTCGACACCGACTATTCATAAGTTATTAGGACATACTTGGGAGCTTATTGAGTTAAATAATGATACAGGACCTAAATCATGGAGCGAGGAAGGCATGGAGGCCAACAACAAACAACTTAGAATATTTAGAGAAAAACtatcaagaaaaacaaatcagtTGCAGAACTTGGaagattgttttaaaagactctGGGTGGGCTCTGACCCTTTAGTTACCGAGCAAAGGAACAAAGGTCGATTACAATGCAAATTGTGTAGTGAGATAGGGCatagtaaaaaaacatgtttcaaagTACATGAAAATGACattgttaatactttgtttatgtaa